The following are encoded in a window of Lacinutrix sp. WUR7 genomic DNA:
- a CDS encoding polyprenyl synthetase family protein has translation MKIVEQIKQPIAYEMELFEQKFQLSMSSKVALLNRITHYIVNRKGKQMRPMFVFLVSKMVSNGEISERTYRGASVIELIHTATLVHDDVVDESNRRRGFFSINALWKNKIAVLVGDYLLSKGLLLSIDNNDFDLLKIISIAVREMSEGELLQIEKARKLDITEAIYYEIIRQKTATLIAACCSLGAASVKPESEHVETMRKFGELIGMAFQIKDDLFDYGKEQIGKPTGIDIKEQKMTLPLIHVLNHASKKDKKWLINSIKNHNKDQKRVKQVIAFVKDNGGLDYAVAKMKAFQTEALQILQKYPENQYRNSLELMVNYVIDRKK, from the coding sequence GTGAAAATTGTAGAACAAATAAAACAGCCTATTGCCTATGAAATGGAACTTTTTGAACAAAAGTTTCAACTTTCTATGTCTTCTAAAGTAGCATTACTTAACAGAATAACACACTATATCGTAAACCGAAAAGGAAAACAAATGCGACCAATGTTTGTGTTTTTGGTTTCTAAAATGGTTTCTAATGGCGAAATTAGCGAACGTACTTACAGAGGCGCTTCGGTTATAGAACTTATTCATACCGCAACTTTAGTACATGATGATGTGGTAGACGAAAGTAATCGTCGTCGTGGTTTTTTCTCTATCAATGCACTCTGGAAAAATAAAATTGCCGTTCTAGTTGGTGATTATTTACTTTCTAAAGGATTATTACTTTCTATAGATAATAACGATTTCGATTTATTAAAAATCATTTCTATTGCTGTTCGCGAAATGAGTGAAGGCGAGTTACTTCAAATAGAAAAAGCTAGAAAATTAGATATTACCGAAGCTATTTACTACGAGATTATAAGACAAAAAACAGCAACTTTAATCGCTGCTTGTTGTAGTCTTGGTGCTGCATCTGTAAAACCAGAATCCGAACATGTAGAAACCATGCGAAAGTTTGGAGAACTTATTGGTATGGCTTTTCAAATAAAAGATGATTTGTTCGATTATGGTAAAGAACAAATAGGTAAGCCAACCGGAATTGATATTAAAGAGCAAAAAATGACCTTGCCTCTAATTCATGTTTTAAATCACGCGAGCAAAAAAGATAAAAAGTGGTTAATTAATTCTATTAAAAACCATAACAAAGACCAAAAGCGAGTAAAACAAGTTATTGCTTTTGTGAAAGATAATGGCGGATTAGATTATGCAGTTGCTAAAATGAAAGCATTTCAAACCGAAGCTCTGCAAATACTACAAAAATATCCAGAAAATCAATACAGAAATTCCCTAGAACTTATGGTGAATTATGTAATTGACAGAAAAAAATAA
- a CDS encoding nucleotide pyrophosphohydrolase, with product MNIKNAQLEVDNWIKNHGVRYFNELTNMAQLTEEVGEVARIIARRYGEQSEKESDKNKDLGEELADVMFVVLCLANQTGIDLQDAFDKKLDIKTKRDHDRHHNNEKLK from the coding sequence ATGAACATAAAAAACGCACAACTAGAAGTCGATAATTGGATTAAAAACCATGGCGTTCGTTATTTTAATGAACTTACTAATATGGCACAACTAACAGAAGAAGTTGGCGAAGTAGCTCGTATTATTGCAAGACGTTATGGAGAGCAAAGCGAAAAAGAAAGCGATAAAAATAAAGACCTTGGTGAAGAACTAGCAGATGTTATGTTTGTGGTATTATGTTTAGCAAACCAAACCGGAATCGATCTACAAGATGCATTCGACAAAAAGCTAGACATTAAAACCAAACGCGATCACGATCGCCACCATAACAACGAAAAATTAAAATAA
- a CDS encoding 3-phosphoshikimate 1-carboxyvinyltransferase, whose translation MNVHLQQSTIAKQSTIQVTGSKSESNRLLLLQALYPNLEIDNVSNSDDSKVMQKALLSVENHIDIHHAGTAMRFLTAYFSIQKNREVILTGSKRMQERPIAILVDALSQLGVEISYEKNDGYPPIKIQGKQITQNKVTLKANVSSQYISALLLIAPKLENGLELTLDGEITSIPYINMTLSLLNDIGVATSFENNVIKVTPQSEIKKQKLTIESDWSSASYYYSIAAMSPVGTQITLASYKENSLQGDASLAKIYTQFGVETTFKDHKITLQKVATVAPETVITLDLKNAPDIAQTIAVTCFGLGIACDLKGLHTLKIKETDRLVALKTEIEKLGGNVTITDKTLQLETSSAINKDIKIATYQDHRMAMAFAPLALKTSIIIEEAFVVSKSYPTFWSDLKSIGFKISE comes from the coding sequence ATGAACGTACACCTTCAACAATCAACCATTGCAAAGCAATCTACAATACAAGTAACAGGTTCTAAAAGTGAATCTAACCGACTATTGCTATTACAAGCTTTGTATCCAAATTTAGAAATCGATAATGTTTCTAATTCAGACGATTCTAAAGTCATGCAAAAAGCATTACTTTCTGTAGAAAATCACATAGACATTCATCACGCAGGAACCGCAATGCGTTTTTTAACCGCATATTTTTCTATTCAAAAGAATAGAGAAGTGATTCTTACAGGATCTAAAAGAATGCAAGAAAGACCTATTGCTATTTTGGTAGATGCATTAAGCCAATTGGGTGTCGAAATTAGTTATGAAAAAAACGATGGCTATCCTCCAATAAAAATCCAAGGAAAACAAATAACACAAAATAAAGTAACCTTAAAAGCAAACGTAAGTAGCCAATATATTTCGGCATTATTACTAATAGCGCCAAAACTAGAAAACGGTTTAGAACTTACTTTAGATGGTGAAATCACTTCTATTCCTTACATAAACATGACATTATCGCTACTTAACGATATTGGAGTAGCAACAAGCTTTGAAAATAATGTAATTAAAGTAACTCCGCAATCTGAAATTAAGAAACAAAAATTAACTATCGAATCCGATTGGTCTTCCGCTTCTTATTATTACAGTATTGCTGCAATGAGTCCGGTTGGTACCCAAATTACATTAGCATCGTATAAAGAAAACTCCTTGCAAGGCGATGCATCCTTAGCTAAAATTTATACGCAGTTTGGTGTTGAAACCACTTTTAAAGATCATAAAATAACACTTCAAAAAGTAGCAACGGTTGCTCCGGAAACGGTAATAACTTTAGATCTTAAAAATGCGCCAGATATAGCGCAAACTATTGCTGTCACTTGTTTTGGACTAGGAATTGCATGCGATTTAAAAGGACTGCATACTTTAAAAATTAAAGAAACAGACCGACTTGTAGCTCTAAAAACAGAAATTGAAAAACTAGGAGGTAACGTAACTATTACAGATAAAACCTTACAACTAGAAACTTCTAGTGCTATAAATAAAGATATAAAAATCGCAACCTACCAAGATCATAGAATGGCGATGGCGTTTGCTCCTTTAGCTTTAAAAACGTCCATAATTATTGAAGAAGCCTTCGTAGTTTCTAAATCGTATCCAACATTTTGGTCGGACTTAAAAAGTATCGGATTTAAAATTTCTGAATAA
- the rlmN gene encoding 23S rRNA (adenine(2503)-C(2))-methyltransferase RlmN translates to MATTKKDIRALSKEQLREFFVKEGDKAFRGNQVYEWLWSKSAHTFEDMTNLSKETRQMLEDNFVINHIHVDTMQKSSDGTIKNAVRLHDGLIVESVLIPTKTRTTACVSSQVGCSLDCRFCATSRLKRMRNLNPDEIYDQVVAIDKESRLYHNKPLSNIVFMGMGEPLMNYNNVLKAIDKITSPEGLGMSPRRIVVSTSGVPKMIRKMADDEVKFKLAVSLHSAIDEVRTSIMPFNATFPLKDLREALVYWFEKTKNRITYEYVVWKGINDKREDAEALVQFCKFAPSKVNLIEYNPIDDGEFQQADSAATDMYVSILEQNNITVTVRRSRGKDIDAACGQLANKS, encoded by the coding sequence ATGGCAACAACAAAAAAAGACATAAGAGCATTAAGCAAAGAACAACTTAGAGAATTCTTTGTAAAAGAAGGGGATAAAGCATTTCGTGGTAACCAGGTTTACGAATGGTTATGGAGCAAGTCTGCACATACTTTTGAAGATATGACAAATCTCTCCAAAGAAACCAGACAAATGCTAGAAGATAACTTTGTTATCAATCATATTCATGTAGATACCATGCAAAAAAGTAGCGATGGTACTATAAAAAATGCAGTGCGTTTACATGATGGTTTAATTGTAGAGTCTGTTTTAATTCCTACAAAAACAAGAACCACAGCTTGTGTGTCTAGTCAGGTAGGTTGTAGCTTAGATTGTAGGTTTTGTGCAACATCCAGACTAAAACGCATGCGAAATCTAAATCCAGATGAGATTTATGATCAAGTAGTTGCCATAGATAAAGAAAGTAGATTATACCACAACAAACCTTTAAGTAATATTGTTTTCATGGGCATGGGAGAACCACTCATGAACTATAACAATGTTCTAAAAGCCATAGATAAAATTACTTCCCCAGAAGGATTGGGAATGTCGCCAAGACGAATTGTAGTTTCTACTTCGGGAGTGCCAAAAATGATTCGAAAAATGGCAGATGATGAAGTGAAGTTTAAACTAGCCGTTTCTCTGCATTCTGCAATAGATGAGGTACGTACTTCTATCATGCCATTTAATGCCACTTTTCCTTTAAAAGATTTACGAGAAGCTTTAGTGTATTGGTTCGAAAAAACCAAAAACAGAATTACTTACGAGTATGTGGTTTGGAAAGGTATTAACGATAAAAGAGAAGATGCCGAAGCATTGGTACAGTTCTGTAAATTTGCACCTAGTAAAGTGAATTTAATTGAATACAATCCAATAGACGATGGTGAGTTTCAACAAGCAGATAGTGCGGCAACAGATATGTACGTGTCTATATTAGAGCAAAATAATATTACGGTTACTGTAAGACGCTCAAGAGGGAAAGATATTGATGCTGCTTGCGGACAACTAGCAAATAAAAGCTAA
- a CDS encoding DUF3857 domain-containing protein — protein sequence MISRQFLLIFFFIISVFSIQSQDENLLKYKTIPFALKENANAVIRSEIIHFEIKDYDQMVYTNKRIVTILNKEGDSKQRTYQYYDKNTNIKRLEARIYNAQGEEIKKFKEKDFLDVSAVSGGTLYSDNRVKYLKYTPISYPYTIQFEAEVVYKSTAFLYGWRPVEGFYASTEKAEYKITNLSDAKVRIQTLNFENYNITKKSEYHFIAENLKAIKSESYSPSFKTYVPYLKATLSDFNMEGIRGVNNNWQDFGKWMYDELISGTEELPQTAKDEIRAKTATATSDREKAKIVYAYMQNKTRYISVQVGIGGWKPMLASEVDRLGYGDCKALTNYTKSLLTEVGVVSYYTVVHGDYDIIDIDKGFSSLQGNHVILSVPDEEGYLWLECTSQTSPFAYNANFTDDRDVLVVTPEGGKIVHTKVYTADENTTENKAKIQLEATGDITAQVEIISKGTRYSHHYYLENELEKDQKLHYKESFNTVNNLEIHSVTFNNNKEDIVFTEKLDVKAKKYASKLGERILLKPNVFIMEEYVPPRYKNRKLPFQISRGKVNISTFEIELPNTLQVEALQDSVTISNKFGDYHFSIIQKDENTLLFNRKFKLKKGDYTKEEYKAFRDFLLLVAKHDKSKIVLKSS from the coding sequence ATGATTTCAAGGCAATTCCTACTTATTTTTTTCTTCATTATTTCTGTTTTTTCAATACAATCGCAGGATGAAAACCTATTAAAGTATAAAACAATTCCTTTTGCTTTAAAGGAAAATGCTAATGCTGTAATTCGGTCAGAGATAATTCATTTTGAAATAAAAGATTATGATCAAATGGTCTATACTAATAAACGCATAGTTACCATACTAAATAAAGAAGGAGATAGCAAGCAAAGAACATATCAATATTACGATAAGAATACAAATATTAAAAGATTAGAAGCTAGAATCTATAACGCTCAAGGTGAAGAAATCAAGAAATTTAAAGAAAAAGATTTTTTAGATGTAAGTGCTGTAAGCGGAGGAACACTATACTCAGATAATCGTGTTAAATATTTAAAATATACACCAATAAGTTATCCGTATACTATTCAATTTGAAGCAGAAGTGGTCTATAAATCCACTGCTTTTTTATATGGTTGGAGACCTGTTGAAGGTTTTTATGCTAGTACTGAAAAGGCAGAATATAAAATTACAAATTTATCTGATGCAAAAGTTAGGATACAAACGTTAAATTTTGAAAATTATAATATTACTAAGAAAAGTGAGTATCATTTTATTGCTGAAAATCTAAAGGCTATTAAAAGTGAATCTTACAGTCCTTCTTTTAAAACCTATGTACCATATTTAAAAGCTACACTTTCAGATTTTAACATGGAAGGTATTCGAGGAGTGAACAACAATTGGCAAGATTTTGGAAAATGGATGTATGATGAATTAATTTCTGGAACCGAAGAATTACCACAAACAGCAAAAGATGAAATAAGAGCTAAAACAGCAACAGCAACTTCAGATAGAGAGAAAGCAAAAATTGTTTATGCGTACATGCAAAACAAAACACGATACATTAGCGTGCAAGTAGGTATTGGTGGCTGGAAACCAATGTTAGCATCAGAAGTAGATAGATTGGGTTATGGGGATTGTAAAGCATTAACAAATTACACCAAATCCTTATTAACAGAAGTGGGAGTAGTGTCTTATTATACGGTGGTACATGGTGATTATGATATTATAGATATCGATAAGGGTTTTTCTTCATTACAAGGAAATCATGTGATATTAAGCGTTCCAGATGAAGAAGGTTATTTATGGTTAGAATGTACTAGTCAAACAAGTCCTTTTGCATATAATGCAAACTTTACAGATGATAGAGATGTTTTAGTAGTTACTCCAGAAGGCGGAAAAATTGTACACACCAAAGTATATACTGCAGATGAAAACACAACAGAGAACAAAGCAAAAATACAACTAGAGGCAACGGGAGATATTACTGCACAAGTAGAAATTATTTCCAAAGGCACAAGATATTCTCATCATTATTATTTAGAAAACGAATTAGAAAAAGATCAAAAATTACATTACAAAGAAAGTTTTAATACGGTTAATAATCTGGAAATCCATAGTGTAACTTTTAACAATAATAAAGAAGATATTGTTTTTACAGAAAAATTAGATGTCAAAGCAAAAAAATATGCATCTAAACTCGGAGAAAGAATTTTATTGAAACCTAATGTTTTTATAATGGAAGAGTATGTACCTCCGCGTTATAAAAATAGAAAATTACCTTTTCAAATTAGTAGAGGAAAAGTAAATATAAGCACCTTTGAAATAGAACTACCAAATACGCTACAAGTAGAAGCGTTGCAAGACAGTGTTACCATTTCTAATAAGTTTGGTGATTATCATTTTTCTATTATTCAAAAAGATGAAAACACACTTTTGTTTAATAGAAAATTTAAATTAAAAAAAGGAGATTACACAAAAGAAGAATATAAAGCATTTAGAGATTTTCTATTGTTAGTAGCAAAACATGATAAATCTAAAATAGTATTAAAATCTAGTTAA
- the queA gene encoding tRNA preQ1(34) S-adenosylmethionine ribosyltransferase-isomerase QueA yields MKLSHYQFELPEELLAEHPAENRDESRLMVLNREKQTIEHKMFKDIIDYFEEDDVLILNNTKVFPARLYGNKEKTGARIEVFLLRELNEEQRLWDVLVDPARKIRIGNKLYFGDDETLVAEVIDNTTSRGRTLRFLYDGSYQEFRRKLTELGETPLPKYIKRDVTPEDEERYQTIFAKNEGAVAAPTAGMHFSKHLLKRLEIKGVQFAEVTLHVGLGTFNAVEVEDLSKHKMDSEEIIIDAKAANIINTAQKNKRRICAVGTTAMRAVESSVSSSGTLNEYDGWTNKFIFPPYEFSIANCMITNFHTPKSTLLMMASAFAGHEFILKAYEEAIKEKYNFYSYGDAMLII; encoded by the coding sequence ATGAAGTTGTCTCACTATCAATTTGAGCTTCCAGAAGAATTATTAGCAGAACATCCAGCAGAAAATAGAGATGAGTCTCGTTTAATGGTTTTAAACAGAGAAAAACAAACGATTGAGCATAAAATGTTCAAGGATATTATAGACTATTTTGAAGAAGATGATGTATTAATACTTAACAATACCAAAGTATTTCCTGCACGTTTATACGGTAATAAAGAAAAAACTGGAGCGCGTATCGAAGTGTTTTTATTAAGAGAACTTAATGAAGAACAACGCCTTTGGGATGTACTTGTAGATCCAGCACGTAAAATTCGTATTGGTAATAAATTATACTTTGGGGATGACGAAACCTTAGTAGCAGAAGTTATTGATAATACAACCTCTAGAGGTAGAACATTGCGTTTTCTTTACGATGGTTCTTACCAAGAATTTAGAAGAAAACTTACCGAATTAGGAGAAACACCTTTACCTAAATATATCAAGCGTGACGTAACTCCAGAAGATGAAGAGCGTTACCAAACTATTTTCGCTAAAAACGAAGGAGCAGTAGCAGCACCAACTGCAGGTATGCACTTTTCTAAGCACCTTTTAAAGCGTTTAGAAATTAAAGGAGTACAATTTGCTGAAGTAACACTTCACGTAGGTTTAGGAACTTTCAATGCCGTTGAGGTAGAAGATTTGTCTAAGCATAAAATGGATAGCGAAGAAATAATTATTGACGCAAAAGCAGCAAATATTATTAACACCGCACAAAAGAATAAAAGACGTATTTGTGCAGTAGGTACCACAGCAATGCGTGCCGTAGAAAGTTCGGTTTCATCAAGCGGTACATTAAACGAATATGATGGTTGGACTAATAAATTCATCTTTCCACCGTACGAATTTAGTATTGCAAACTGTATGATTACAAACTTTCATACGCCAAAATCGACACTTTTAATGATGGCTTCCGCCTTTGCAGGTCATGAGTTTATTTTAAAAGCGTACGAAGAAGCAATAAAAGAAAAATATAATTTCTATAGTTATGGTGATGCGATGCTAATCATCTAA
- a CDS encoding RNA polymerase sigma factor translates to MKIIQLYKNEPLLIKKAIKNNREAQHVLFQMHAPKMLSVCRYYIKDTQFAEEAMLNGFFKVFQNLKSFKNEGSFEGWIRRIMVRESISFLRQKKQIPFSSEDLSDDIHHSNPIETNMEVAEIQQLIDNLPEGYKIVFVMYAIEGYKHQEIANMLGISESTSKSQLFKARKALQQKIKALNKADYGTN, encoded by the coding sequence TTGAAAATAATACAACTGTATAAAAACGAACCTTTGCTTATTAAAAAGGCAATCAAAAATAATCGTGAGGCACAACACGTATTGTTTCAAATGCATGCACCCAAAATGCTAAGCGTTTGTCGTTATTATATAAAAGACACGCAGTTTGCTGAAGAAGCGATGTTGAATGGTTTTTTTAAAGTATTTCAGAACCTAAAAAGTTTTAAAAATGAAGGTAGTTTTGAAGGCTGGATTAGACGCATCATGGTTCGAGAATCGATTTCCTTTTTAAGACAAAAAAAGCAAATACCATTTTCTTCCGAAGATCTAAGTGATGATATCCATCATTCTAATCCTATAGAAACAAATATGGAAGTTGCCGAAATTCAGCAACTCATAGATAATTTACCAGAAGGTTATAAAATAGTATTTGTGATGTATGCCATTGAAGGCTATAAACACCAGGAAATAGCAAACATGTTGGGTATTTCGGAAAGCACTTCCAAGTCCCAATTATTCAAAGCACGAAAAGCACTTCAGCAAAAAATTAAAGCATTAAACAAAGCAGATTATGGCACCAATTAA